CAGCAATTTTCCCAGCGGAATGTGCGGCCTGACATTTGCATTACGCAGTTGAAAAGTTAATATTTCATCGCACGGAAGAATACAGACCGTGCTGAAGAAAGTTAGCAGAAGATGCGCATTCGTTGTTAGGTGCGAGCAAAGTGACCCAGATCGAACGGTTGGCGTACATATTTGTTATTAACGCCCCTATCGTGCGTTACGAAGAAGGGCGCTGTGTCGGGTACGGGATCTGTCCAGAGGACATGGAGGACGAGTTGGAAGATAAGATACTGTATCAAACGTTGTCCAAGTCGCACATGAAGCTGCTCTCGAAGTTTGCAGTCGGCGTTACGCCGCTCAACAGCTCGCTCAGCTACGTCTGGAAAGTGATGCGGGTGTACCTGTTAAAGCCGGAGGTGCTCATCGCCGGTCTGCTGATTTGTCTGTTCGTCCTGTATCTGCAAGCAGCCGAAGTATGGAGCCGCGGTTTCATCGGACGCATCAGCAACTCGCTCGGTCTGGGCGGGAAGGCTGGCGGACGGTCCGGGAAGCTTTCGATGCTGGCCTCAGCTGCGGAAAAGAACAGCTGGGAGGAGCGCACCACCGGAAGCGCCGTATACGCCGTCCAAGGCCGTCGGGCAAAGATGGAAGACAGGTAAGAGATAATGCGTGAAACCCTAGTTAATAGAAGCCTTTCCTTAAGCGTATAGTAGTGTCAATAGAGGGGGATAAGAAGACAAACGAAGAAAATCGGGGGCAACTTAGACACCGTCCTAAAGTACCAAGCGTAGCTTCCACTTGCGCACTTTTCTCAGCCGGTTATCGCTCCACTTAATGTCAAAGCTGTACGGATATTTTTAGAAAAACCGAAACGGGGTAAATTACGcgatgtttgtgtgcgttttcatGTGctagaaacaaaaatgcatgcaTAAGATAATAGTCGCATTAGCAAATTAAACATTCGATACCGAATGCATAATGGGAATATTATGTGTTGAATAGTTTTTCAATAATTGTTTGGAACCGCATCAAGAAGGATTTATCaaattgggttttttttttgttgttgtcatacAAGCAGTGTCTGCTCTAGAAGACAAACAAATGGGTGTGTTTCCTGTAGATAAAGCGCGTACCGGGTCCCGCCAATGGTTGCTGCGTCATCGAAAATGCCCACTTTAACGATCattgtttgcctttccttATTTACTACCGGGATTCTCGTGCGCACATGGCACACTAGAGCAGACGTAAACAGCACTTATGGTTTCTTTCTAGTGGAACGTATTTCTCaacagtgtttttttccttcctttcttcccTTCTTGCCACTTGACGGCATTTATTCTGCACAGATTTGTGATAAGTGAAAACATTAACAGCAGCGGCATTTCCCTGTTTGCGATCTTCGATGGGCACGGTGGTGAATATGCAGCGGAATACGCCAAGAACGTACTGATAAAGAACATTCACCAGAAGCTGATGCAATCATCGGCCATAGCTGATGGGAAGGAACCGCCAGCACCAAAGTCGGGGCATTGTGCTGATGTGCAGGAAGAGAAGGCTGACGATGAGAAAGACACGGAAAAGAGCTCAGACAAGGAGCAGGAAGTAAATGAGCGGTACAAGCTGAACGCGCACAACGGTAATGATGATGTTTCGGCAACCGTACAACGGCGACAAAGCTTTCGCAAATCAAAGACTGAGGATACGGTCGGTACCGGTGGCGGAGGCACAGGCGGTAGCaatggaggtggtggtggcccAGCAGTCAGCAGTAATCAGATGCTGGAGAATGATCTGCTGAGCAAGTACATGGGCAATCAGTCGCCGGCAAGGCAACAGGTGAAAAAGAACCTCCTGAACGGTACATCGGGCAGTGGGCCTGCGCCGGTGAAACCGAAAACGTACGATGCACGGTGCTACGTACAAAATGGAAGCATTAACTTTGGCAAGATCATCACTGATGAGGTGCTGGCAGCTGATTATGATCTTGTTGAGGCGGCGAAAAAACTGGTAAGGCAACTCTCTGTGTACgttttcacaattttatttaaattacgcGACGATTAATGGGATACAGAACGCCACTCggcacattaaaatttgtaGCATTGCACGTTAGAAATTTCGATGCCATTTCGGATCTTCCATACGCCCGAAGACGGAACATCCTCACAGGAGTCGTACACTAAAAGATGGAGGAAAGCGCATGAACGCATTGGTActaattgtttccatttgtttcttaCCTTGCTCAAAAATTGAGGTCCGAGGCGCATTTTGTCGCAACGGAGTGTTACGTATTCTACTGTTGTAAATGCCCGGACTCTGCGTGTTGCGTTGTCGcgaatttaaaatgtttccgatCATGGTTTGTAGTCTTTCTTCGTTGAAGTTTACCATAGGAATGTCTGTTGGACCTGAATGTGGGGGACCCGATGCTAAGACGAGGCcgataaaaaaatagatacattagttgaattaaaaaagaagACACAATCTTGTCAGATAATCACCTTTCAAACCCTTTTCGATCGTTTCCAACCGATTCAGAATGGTAGCGATATGGTTGTCTAGTCCTGCACATTCGTTACGGCGTTCTGCAGTTTGTTGCAGCTGTAAAATGCTACAAAAGAGGCATTAGATATCATTGTTTCAGTATCTTCTTGTACTGTTCTTACCTTGCTTGCATCTCATCCAGCTGACTGCGGAGTAATTCGTAGCCGAATCCACCTGAGCTTTGTGGTGTGGTATCGCTGTTGCCGGAGGAACTTCCTGACGATTGAGCGACACATACCGGAGCCAGTAGAACAATGGTTGTTAGAGCGAGGCATCGCAAAACGAATCGTGCCTGTGACCCCATGATTGCACAGTGATTACTGAAAGAATTGCGCTGATCGCTGTTCTGCTTTGCTTGTGAAATCGATTATAACCTTGCGTCGTCTTTCGGCTTATCAGTTGCACTGCCGTATTTTCTGATTGAATTTGTATAGTTGCACTGCCGTATTTTCTGATTGAATTTGTATAGTATTGCTCTTTTACTGCCAagcgatttgttttaaaacgttGGGAAAGTCCGTTATTTCATCTTGCAGTTATTTCGCCAAAGTATTCATtgcaaatgtttcgttttgaaTGTCTTAACAGTCGGACTTTGCCGGAACGACCGCCCTGATTGCCGTCATTCATCGCAGCAAGCTGATAGTGGCCAACGTCGGCGATTCGCGTGGAGTGATGTGTGACTACAAGGGTAACGCGATCCCATTGTCTTTCGATCACAAACCGCAGCAGGTACGGGAGCAGAAACGCATTGCCGATGCCGGTGGATTCATCGCGTTCAAGGGTGTGTGGCGAGTGGCAGGCATTCTGGCCACATCGCGCGCCCTTGGAGACTATCcgctgaaggaaaaaaatttgGTTATTGCCAATCCGGACGTCCTTTCGTTTGATTTAATCGATCACAGGTAAAATATGATCCGGAATGTGCAAGCATAACAATCATTTACACCAGATGCCTTTTGTTTTCTCGATTCTTTTTAGGCCCCAATTTCTAATCCTTGCCTCCGATGGGCTTTGGGATACGTTTACGAACGAGGAAGCGGTTGCGTTCGTTAGGGAACGGTTGGATGAACCGCATTTTGGAGCGAAAAGTATCGCACTACAATCGTACAACCGTGGCTCGGTGGACAATATCACGGTGCTTGTGATCGTGCTCAAGAACGGTCGGTACGAGATTGGTTCATCGAGTAACTAGGCAGGAGTCGTTGCAGTCGAACCTACATTTAACCTACTTGTTATTCTACATTATTGCATTATGGCTTTATTTTCACTGACTTGTTTTTATAATCAACTGTTCTATCATTGCGTCGTTTTTGTTTATCTGCAAAGATCTCTTTTACATGAAGTTTTCCACCCGATCTTTGCACATGTGAGCCAACCGTATTGATCGTTGATCGCTTCcggttgttttaatttccatttttgtgcgcttaattttaatttattcaatgcTCCGCCCAAAGaacgaaatcaaaacacacaccttTTCGATTAGTGACGATGGAAAGGTGTTAAAGGAAGGATTAGGAGAAGTTGTTAGTTGATTTAAGCTGTGTGCTGTAAGCTATCCTTTCTacaatgataaaacaaaaatagggAGAAAAGAAGACAGCTAAACTAAACATAGGAACAAAATAGATGGTAGTAGCTTAGCATAAAATTCAATATTATTGTAAATCAATACATTTTCCGCATGACACATTGGAGGACACGTCTTTCGGTATTGTGGTTTTTCATTGCACTGTGTTTCTACTGAACTACTGATTTTGTCAAGTGCATCCACCGAGTGCATCCATCCCTTAGTTTAGTGTGAGCATTTTACGGATACGTAAAGCATACGTAAACAAGATAGTATAAGATGTAACGTTAATGAGGATGGGAATGTACTACTCTCCTTCGATGATATGATTTCAATAGTGAAAAAagatttcgtttcctttttttatatagCGATCAAAACTTGGgtacaaatgttgttttgttatttggaTGAAATTAACAAACCGCAAACGATATTTGCTCAAAACGAATAGGGAATTTAGGAAACATTCAATAGGAActtttcagtgaaattttattcGAGCTTATGCATTAAGAAAGCGAACCACACATTCTTATGATCATTTGGTACACGTGAAGGTTGGTGCCTCCCACTATAAGAGCACGGGGGAAATGTAGCTAAAGCTAAATAGAATCGCTAGATTGGTGCCAAATTAAGAGCAAACACGAATAGCCGATAGCCTCTACGGCAGGCTGGCACGACTTTAAAATCACAGCTATCGAAATTGAGACCGATTTCTAGTGCAACATTTGTAATTTAGAAACCTaaggtgaaatgcgcgtgtgtgcaaGAAGCTCTTGCAGCATTACAATCAGTTTAGGGAAAAGTTCTGTCCAAGCAGAATGCTACTATGAATTAtgagcgaacgaacgaacttaCTAAGGAATAAGCGTAGTGAAATAGAAAGCAGCTGTGTGGAATGTGCGGAAGGATTGTTAACACATTAGCGAGGATTGAATTTTCTGCAACAATTTATACGATAAGAGGGGCTGGGCCGTTGCTGTATCTCTATTTGCCTGCCCCTACATTCTCGACTCTGTCATTTAATCTTTACTTTCTTAACATGCCTTAACTCCACTTTAGAAAGACAAACATGGCACGTAGCAGAGTGGTACTATGTGTATCACCAACTAAGGGATAAGGGTGAACGAATGAGTCACCACA
This Anopheles marshallii chromosome 3, idAnoMarsDA_429_01, whole genome shotgun sequence DNA region includes the following protein-coding sequences:
- the LOC128713384 gene encoding protein phosphatase 1L, encoding MEDELEDKILYQTLSKSHMKLLSKFAVGVTPLNSSLSYVWKVMRVYLLKPEVLIAGLLICLFVLYLQAAEVWSRGFIGRISNSLGLGGKAGGRSGKLSMLASAAEKNSWEERTTGSAVYAVQGRRAKMEDRFVISENINSSGISLFAIFDGHGGEYAAEYAKNVLIKNIHQKLMQSSAIADGKEPPAPKSGHCADVQEEKADDEKDTEKSSDKEQEVNERYKLNAHNGNDDVSATVQRRQSFRKSKTEDTVGTGGGGTGGSNGGGGGPAVSSNQMLENDLLSKYMGNQSPARQQVKKNLLNGTSGSGPAPVKPKTYDARCYVQNGSINFGKIITDEVLAADYDLVEAAKKLSDFAGTTALIAVIHRSKLIVANVGDSRGVMCDYKGNAIPLSFDHKPQQVREQKRIADAGGFIAFKGVWRVAGILATSRALGDYPLKEKNLVIANPDVLSFDLIDHRPQFLILASDGLWDTFTNEEAVAFVRERLDEPHFGAKSIALQSYNRGSVDNITVLVIVLKNGRYEIGSSSN